CACGGCCGCCGCCCGGACGATCGCCTTGGGGTCGACGCCCCCGTGATCGAAGAACTCGGCGTCCTCGATGGCGACGATGGCCAGCTTGAGATGCTCGGGGATCTGGTCGGCGGTGAGCTCGATGCGCTGCTCGATGGCGTAGGAGGCCAGCTTCTGACCGTCCGGCCCGATGACCTCGGTGGTCACCGCCGGACGGAAGGTGGCGAGCTCATCGACCTGCGGCAGATGCACGAACTGGGCGAGGATCCAGCCCACGACCGCCCCGGCCGCGACCCCGGCAGCGGCCACCGCGGCGACCTTCATCAGCAGGGGTTTCGACCGCTCCAGCGCGCCCACGTTGACAGGGTAGCAGAGGAAGCATGACCCGCTCGAGGCACGATCGTGGCGAAGCCGAGGCGGCGGTCGCTGGGTCGGAGGGGGCGGATCAGGTCGGCTGCATCGTGCTGCCTCAGGGGCGCACGAGCCAGCCGGCGGCGGTCCCGTCCTCGAACCCGCTGCCGAAGATCAGCGAGCCCGGGCCGGAGGGAGTCGGAGTCGGCGGCGGGGTGGGCGTGGCCACCGGCGTGCTGGTCGGCGTGGCGGTGGGCGGTACGGGCGTCGTCGTCGGAGTCGGGGTGGGAGTGTGGGTCGGCGGCGGCGGGGTGAGTGTGGGTGTGCTGGTCGGCGGCACCGGCGTCGCGGTGTCAGTGGCGGTGGCAGTGGGTGTCGGGGTGCTGGTCGGCGGCAGCGGCGTCGCCGTGGCGCTTGGGGTCGGCGTGCGGGTCGGTGTGGCGGTCGCGCTGCTGGTCGAGGTCGGGGTGCGGGTCGGTGTGGCGGTCGGCGGCACCGGCGTCGCTGTGGGGCTCGGCGTCGCCGTGCGGGTGGGCGTCGCCGTGGCGGTCGCGGTGTTGCTCGGGGTGCGGGTCGGCGTGGGCGTCGCGGTCCGGGTGGGCGTCGGCGTGCTGGTGCGAGTGGGCGTCGCCGTCGGCCCGCTGGTCACCGACAGCTCGAGCCGGTAGAGCTGGGCGCTGTCGGTGGCGTCGCCGGCGAGCTCGACGAAGTAGGTTCCCGGCCCGCTGGGCAGTGGCACGCTCGGCAGCGCCTCGGGCAGGCCGGCGCCGTTGGCGTCCGCGAACGCGAGCTCGGTGGTCCCGTTGACGTCGAGCACCCGCAGCGACAGGTCGTGGATGGCGAGCGAGTCGAACGAGCTCCCCGCGGTGCAGCTGCCGTTCGGGTTCTGGGGGCCGCTCAAGTAGGTCCAGCCGGTCGGCGTGACGGTGATCGAGAGCGAGGCGCCGCTGCCGACGGTGAGGCTGTAGTCGTCGTAGTCGGAGTCGTCGTCGACCGACAGGTTGTCGATGGTGAGCAGGCCCGTCGGCGTCCCCAGGGGGTACGCCGTGGACGGGTCGTCGTCGTGCTCGGCGCCGTCGCCGTAGCCGCGGTTGGCGGCCAGGATGTCGTCGTGCTGGGGCCCGTCGAAGGCGCTCGAGTAGTAGGGCTCCATCAGCTTGGTCTGGTTGACCGGGCAGACATGCTGCAGCCCGAGACCGTGGCCGTGCTCGTGGGCGACCACGTTGCGCAGCCGCAGCGAGTTGCCGGTGGTCACGGAGTAGAACGAGTCGCCGGTGTCGATGACCATGTCCCCGACGTCGGGGTAGAAGTTGTAGCCGAGGATGCCGGAGTTGCCGTCGATGGTATGGCCGCCGAAGCGCACGTCGCCCCGCACGCCGAGTGATCCCGCCGAGTTGACGAAGGCCGCGCCGTCATCGCTCGGCTGGTAGAGGTAGCTGATGCCGGTCAGCTCGCCCCAGCGATCCAGCACCTGCTGGAGCAGCGCCAGCCAGGTGGCCTCGTCGCCGTAGATCCCGGTCAGGAAGGCGCGCAGGTTGCTTGGCGAGCTCGGCTCACCGGCGTAGCCGGGGATCGCGGTGCCGTCGGGGACGACGCTCCAGGTCAGGGTGGTGGGGTCGCCCTGGCCGAGCCCGCTGCCGTTGCTGGCCGTGCTCGACCAGCGGTTGGAGTCCGGGAACTGGTACTCGCCGAGCGGCGGGGCGGAGAGCGAGTGGGTCACCCGGGCCAGGGCGGCCTTCGCGATCGCCTGCTCGACGTACCACTGCGGGGTGCCGTCCTTGAAGCACAGCGCCGGCGCGGGCGGGGGGCCCGGCTGGGCCGGCGGGCGGTCCGCTGCGGCAGCGCAGGCGGCCGCGAGGAGCATCGCGATTCCGAGCGCCGCGGGCGCCCCGGGGCGTGCCGTGCTCATGCGCCCTGTCTCCCCAATGCCGTGCGCCGACGCCCTCACGGGCTGGTGACGGACCACGCGGTGGTGGTGCCGGACT
The Thermoanaerobaculales bacterium genome window above contains:
- a CDS encoding matrixin family metalloprotease codes for the protein MSTARPGAPAALGIAMLLAAACAAAADRPPAQPGPPPAPALCFKDGTPQWYVEQAIAKAALARVTHSLSAPPLGEYQFPDSNRWSSTASNGSGLGQGDPTTLTWSVVPDGTAIPGYAGEPSSPSNLRAFLTGIYGDEATWLALLQQVLDRWGELTGISYLYQPSDDGAAFVNSAGSLGVRGDVRFGGHTIDGNSGILGYNFYPDVGDMVIDTGDSFYSVTTGNSLRLRNVVAHEHGHGLGLQHVCPVNQTKLMEPYYSSAFDGPQHDDILAANRGYGDGAEHDDDPSTAYPLGTPTGLLTIDNLSVDDDSDYDDYSLTVGSGASLSITVTPTGWTYLSGPQNPNGSCTAGSSFDSLAIHDLSLRVLDVNGTTELAFADANGAGLPEALPSVPLPSGPGTYFVELAGDATDSAQLYRLELSVTSGPTATPTRTSTPTPTRTATPTPTRTPSNTATATATPTRTATPSPTATPVPPTATPTRTPTSTSSATATPTRTPTPSATATPLPPTSTPTPTATATDTATPVPPTSTPTLTPPPPTHTPTPTPTTTPVPPTATPTSTPVATPTPPPTPTPSGPGSLIFGSGFEDGTAAGWLVRP